The genomic segment ACTCTTTATGCACCGTAACACGATTCAATATCGTTTGGACAAATTTCATGAACAAACAAACCTTTCCCTTCGTAAAATGGATGGACTGCTTCTAGCTTATCTAGCTACTCTCCAAGTTAATACTAAAAACAGCGACCAAGATTAAACTCACTTGCTTGCTGTTTTTTTCGCTTGACTTAAAGTGCACTCCAAGGATTAAAATTAAATTATCAAACGAGCAAAGGAGAATGGAAATGGTAAAAAAAGATAAAGTAATCGTAATCACAGGTGCATCCAGTGGAATCGGTGAAGCGACCGCCAAACTTTTAGCTGAACAAGGTAACAAAGTTGTTCTAGGTGCTCGTAGAAAAGAAAATTTAGAACGAATTACGAGCGATATTAAGACAAGTGGCGGCGAGGCAGTTTTCCAAATAACAGATGTGACTAAACAAGATGATGTAGAAGCATTAGCCAAGTTAGCGCTAGATGAATTTAAACAGATTGATGTTTGGATTAATAATGCGGGCTTGATGCCGCACTCCACTTTTGATAAATTAAAAGTAAATGAATGGGATCAGATGGTTGACGTTAATATTAAAGGGGTGCTTTACGGGATTGCAGCGGCACTTCCAGCGATGCGCCAACGAAAGACTGGACACTTTATTAATTTATCATCTGTAGCAGGTCACCAAACACATCCGGGTGGTGGCGTTTATAGTGGTACTAAATACGCTGTTCGTGCCATTAGTGAGGCACTTCGACAAGAGGAAGCCGCCGCTAAGAGCAATATCCGTGTAACGATTATTTCTCCTGGAGCTATCGCAACTGAATTACCTAACACCATTACAGATGAAGATTTAAAAGGTGGGATTGATCAACTTTACGATTCTGTTGCCATTAGTCCTGACAGAGTTGCTGAAACAATCCTTTTCGCCATCAATACACCTGAAGACACAACCATGAATGAAATCCTCTTACGCCCAACTATTCAGCAACCATGATTCCAAGTATAGGAGTGAAAATAATGAACATTAAAGAAGCCAGTGAAAAAACTGGGGTTTCCGCTGACACAATTCGTTATTATGAGCGAATCGGCTTAATTCCACGCGTTAGTCGTAATGAAAACGGAGTGCGCAAATTCGATGATGAAGATTTGCGTTGGATTGATTTTAGCCGCCAAATGCGTCGAGCCGGAATGTCAATTGAAGCCTTAATTGATTATTTATCCCTTTTTCGTGAAGGAGAAAAAACGCTTGAACCGCGGATGGAACTGCTTAAAGAACAACGCGCAGAACTAAAAGATCGGATTGATATGATGCAAGAAGCGCTAGAACGACTCGATTTTAAAATTGAAAACTACGACACACATCTTATTCCAGCTCAAAAAAGATTAAAAGAATTTTAAAACAAAAAAATAACCCGCAAACTTTTTTATTGAGGTTTGTGGGTTTTTTTATTATTTTATTACGTAAGCTAAAATATCTTCTGGTTTTTCAAAAACATACTCAGCTGCTTCAAATCCTTCTGTTGATTTTGCTCCCCAAAGCGCCAAGCCAAAATGAACGCCTGCCGCATGAGCACATTTCATATCATAAGAAGAATCGCCAATATAAATGACTTCATGTGGTTCGCGCTCCAGAAGTTCTAGGCTTTTAAGTAGCGGGTCTGGATGCGGTTTGTGATTTTCAGTATCACTTGCACACACAATCGCCTCAAAATGATCATGAATCCCAAACGGATAAAACCCTTTGTCCATCTCTAGCGAATTTTTAGAAGTTACTACACCACTTTCCGGAATCGCATGAAGCACCTTATGAATCCCATCAAAAACTTCAACTTCATCAATAAAAGAGGCTTCTCGTTCAATCCACTTATCTAATATTCGCTCTTCATCTAAAACATTTAGTTGGGCAACTGCCGCCGCACCAGTAATTCCTAACACAAAACGCAACTCATCTAAATCATAAGTTAAGCCTTCCTCCGCCAAAACCGCTTGAAGTGAATGTAAAACTGCTCTTTCAGTATCCAAAATCGTTCCATCTACATCAAAAATAATTGTTTTATACATGAAAACTCCTCCTTCATCATTGAGCAAAATTGTGATAGTGGTGAGTTGTGTAGCTAGCTTTTTCTGAGTTTTTTTCTTTCTTGAAATCAGCGCCATTTAAGCCCTTATTCTCAAGTAATCCCTTAAATTCACGTAAGTTTCCATAAGTATTTTCATTTATTTCAAATTGAATATTATCACAACTAAATGTTAAGCTAAGTTCATTTTCTTCGTCCGTTATCGTAATATTTCGCAGTTTTGCAACTGGAAATGTTTGCCGTTTTTTCATACCTAAGCTGAAGTTCTGGTCAAAAACAAGATAATCTCTATCGATGTAAAACTCTCCAAATTGATATTCCAGTCCTAGAGTTGAGTAAATCTTGCATGTGCCTTCAAGTTTCATACCATTCGCCTCCTTCATCACCTTATATATTAGTTTTAAATGATGAAATGGGTTTCATGTCAAGCAATTCATTGAAAAAAGTTTTTTTAAACCGTTTTTCTTCTGATTAATTCATGCTTAACTTGGATATTTTGTAACTTACCTTGTTCAAAAATATAAAACGCATTTTCACCTAATTTTTTCAAATGATGGTCAAGTGTTGTAATTTCTAATGCTTTACCGATTGCCAAATTTTCTTGTCCCAAAATCGCAACATCTTCTGGCACACGCAAGCCGATTTTCTTCACATGAAACATAATTCCCGCAGCAACTTCATCCCCATTAGCATAAAACGCATCCGGCCAATCTTTTCCTTCACCAAAGAAATGTTTGCCCGCCTTCAAACCATCTTCAAATGTGTAACACTCACTTAAAAACCGATTTTCGCCAACCGTTCCAAATACTTGTTCATATGCATTAATTTTCCCATAAGTACTAGTACTTTCTAGTGATTCGCGCCCAGCTGTAAACGCCACTTTTTTATATCCTTCTTGTTGTAAAAAAAGGAAACCATCACGATAAGCTTCAATTCTATCAATAAAAGAACATGATATTTCTGGAGAATCCACGTATTCGCAAGCAATTATCGGTCCATAAGCAAGGTATGGCAAAATCACATCCCAGTTATTGGCACGTGAGGTAATTATTAGCCCATCGACTTGCTTCGTTTTCAGACGCATTAAATATTTTTCTTCTTCTTTCGTGTCATATCCTGTTGGAAAAAGAGCCACGGAATACCTATTTTTAAAAGCCGCCTCAAGAACTCCATTGACGATTTTATCAAACCACGGATGATCGTTGTAGGGCAAGATGATACCGATTGTATTGGTCTTTCCTAGCGCCAAGTCCGTCGCAATTCGGTTAGGTGAATAATCAAGTTCATCAATTATTTTCTGAACACGCGCTCGCTTCTCTTCAGCGACATATGGGTGATTATTAAGTACGCGCGAAACCGTCGTCACGGAAACACCAGCTAATTTGGCTATTTCTTTAATATTCGGCATTTCACAACCTCATTCCTATCAAAAAAGTGCGGCTAGATTTCTCATACCGCACGCTTATTTTATCATTAAGCTAACTGCTCTAATTCACTTGTTTGGAAGTCTTTTTCCACGCGAACCGAAACTAGTCTAGCATCATTCATTTCTTCTACTGTAAATCGAAGGCTTCCGTATTCAACTACTACTTTATCATCTTTTTCTGGAATTGTCCCGGTTAAGGTTAGTACAAATCCAGCAACAGTATCTACACCACGCGATGGAAGTTCCACGTGAAACATTTTATTAAAATCGTCTAGAGTCATGCGGCCTTCAACGATAAACGTCGAATCATCAATTTTCTTCACTTCATCCGAAAACACATCATTCTCGTCGTCGATTTCGCCAACAATCTCTTCTAATAAATCTTCTACAGTGACAATTCCGGCAACTCCGCCGTATTCATCCATTAAAATTGCCATTTGATTTCGGGTTCTTTGCATATTTTTGAGTAAATCATCAATGAACATTGTTTCCTGAGCAAAATATGCCTCTTTTACGAGTGATTTTACGTCAATATTTTCAAAGCCTGATTTTCTAGCTTCCGCAAAGAAGTCTTTCATATGCAGAATACCAAGCACCGAGTCCTGATCGTCCGTATAGACGGGAACTCTTGAAAAATTCTCACTTAATAATGCATCACACAACGCTTCTGAATCCGTTTCGGCATCTACCATAAACGCATCTGTCCGTGGCACCATCACTTCACGTGCATACTTATTATCCATTTCAAATACACCACGAAGCATTTGTAATTCTTCTACCTCAATTACACCATCACGTCGACCTGTCTCAATTAGTAGCTGCATTTCTTCTCGCGTCATCTTTTCATTATCCGTATTTTTCTCCATCCTTGTTATTTTCACAAGAATATCCGTGGAAAAGGATAAGAATTTCACGAACGGACGAAGTAAAACACCAACTGCCATGATTGGTCGCACCGAAACTCGTGCAATTTTTTCTGATTTTTGAAGTGCTAAACGTTTTGGATAAAGTTCACCGAAAACAAGTGTGATGTAAGATAACACAATCGTTACGACAATAATTGATAACTCTTTCGCAAAACTACTTCCTCCAAAAACAGGTTCAAGTCTAGTAGCAATACTGGTCGCGGCTGACGCACTGGAGAAGAACCCAGCAAGCGTAATCCCAACTTGAATAGTAGCAAGAAATTTACTTGGATCATCTACGAGTTTAGCAAGCAACATCGCTTTTTTATCACCGGTTGCGGCTTGACTTCTTACACGATTTTTATTCAGTGATACAAGGGCCATCTCTGCTGAGGCAAAGAATGCGTTGAGCAGTGTCAACACAACAATAAGAATTAACTGCAAGATAATCTGCTGACTCTCGGGGTCAGGGTTCATATGGAACTCTCCACTCCTTATTTTCATCGAGAAAACGAATCTTCATTTTCTCTAAATATTCCGGACAATTTTCCGGTTAAGAAAATTTTATCATGCTACCCCTATTACTGCAAGGTTTCAAATCTCCGCAAAAACTTTCGTCGCGTCACTCTCAATCATTTCAAAAGAATAAGGCAAGAAAATCTGTTCTTTATTAACAGCAAAAATTTGCGCTGTTTTGTCTCGGTAATCGGTTAAATTACAAAACGGACTCACTCTAAAAGAAGTCCCCACAATTACAATCAAATCTGCATGCCTGATTGCGGAAAGCGATTGATTTATAGCACTTTCTTGGATGGCTTCTTCGTAAAGTACTACACCTGGTCGAATAATACCTAGACAATCTTCATGAACATTGGACTGTAAATACGTCTCAGCCGGAATGCTCATTTGGCACTTTTGGCAATAACAATGATACAAGCTTCCGTGGAAATTGATCACTTTCCTAGCGCCTGCTGCTTCATGAAGTCCGTCAATATTTTGTGTAATAATCGTCACATCTTTTTGCTGCGAGATTTCAGCCATTTTAGTATGAATCGTGTTTGGCTCTGCATCTGGATAATACATATTTTCCTTAACAAATTGATAAAACTTATCCGGCTCTCGCGTAAGGCATGTATGGCTGAGCATATATTCAGGGCTTTCCATTCCCGCGTATAAACCGTTTTTCGAGCGATAGTCAGGAATCCCGGAAGATACAGACACCCCGGCACCCGTTAGAAAAACGATTTTGTTTGCTTGCTTAATCGCTTCCTTTAAATCATTCATCATTATCTCTTCCTTTCATTTTCATGTGCTTTGTCCTTCCAATTCCACCATTTGCGTAACTCAGGCTGTTGTTTATCTTGTTCTGTTTCGGCCACATAAACAGCACAACGATAGGTATACAGAACACATGGATCCATTCTTTCCTCGCGTTTTTCACATGTCGCTTCATATAAATCAAGTGGGTTTCGTCCTTTTAAATCCGCTATCTCTTCAATTCCAATTTCATTTAGCATCACGACCATTTTTTTACCTATCCCCGGCAATTTTATTAAGTTAGTTTGCATGGTTCCCCTTCTCTCTATGCATTTTTTGGTTGAAATAAAAACTAATTATCACGTTAATAAAAATAAAACCCGCTACAACTAAAAAGACATCACCGTAGCCAAAATGCGCCGCCACACTTGATCCAACTAGCGGACCAATAACATTTCCGATATATTGAAATGATTGATTATACCCAAAAATCCGGCCGAAAACTTCTCGAGGAGCATTTTTCGCGAGCAATGATTGAACTGCTGGTAGTAACGCCCCATCTGTAAGCCCTAGTAAAAAACGCAATATTCCGAGTTGCCATGGATTTTGTGCGAAAGCCATCGGGATTTGTAGTAACATTGATCCGATTAGTGCCCCGAGCAATATCCGCTCTGAACCAATCCGGTCGCCCCATCTTCCAAGCCTTGGCGCAGCAATAAGCGCCGCAACCCCTGGAACTGACGCAATCATCCCACTAATAAACGCAATGTTTTGAGCATTTCCAGCAAGATCCCTTACATATAAAGTCAAAATAGGGTTCACCGAGTTGGAAGCAATTTGAATCATCATTGTTGTAATAAATAACGAGATAATTAGACCAGGATTTTTGAGCGATAAGAAAACTTCTTTTCCTGACCGCATTTCCTTTTTTTCTATAGGAGTAAATTTCTCTTTTACAAAGAAAAGCGTTAAGAAAAAACTACCTAATAAAAGTACCCCCGTAATATAAAATACCGGTCTCACGCCAAATGAGTCCGATAAAACACCGCCAATTAGTGGACCAATTAGCACACCTGATACCGCTGCTGTCGAGAGTGCCCCAAGCGCCCAACCACTTCGATGACGAGGAACTTGTGTGGCAACAAGTGCATTTGCTGTTGAAATATATCCTGAAAAAATCCCCATTAATAGTCGCAGGCCAACAAATTGATATACATTGCTCACTAAGCCCATAAGAATCATCGCTACCGCCATACCAAGTGAAGCACGCAAAAGCATAACACGCCTACCTTTTTGGTCAGCTAGCTTTCCCCAAATTGGAGACATAATTGCAGACACTAGAAAAGTTGAGCTAAGTGCAATCCCTGACCAGATACTCACTTGATCTGGATTATGTACGCCTAATTCTTCAATATATAATGGCAAAAATGGCATAATTAAATTTAATCCAGTTCCTGTAAGAAAACAGCCAATCCAAACCACATATAGATTTTTCTTCCAATTTTCCATAAATACACCTAGATTCTTTCATCATTACTCTTAATTATTCCACAAAAAAAGCGAAAGTAAAACTAATCCTTCGCTTTTTTTGCAATATTTATCTAGAATGTTTCACGTGAAACATTCTAAGCTTCTAAATTTTCAAGCGGAACCCAGCCAGCTTGATTTTCTTCTGTTACGCACCAAACCCAACCATTTAATTCCCGATTACTTTCCAATTTATCGCCAGGTTTCACATTTAATTCACGTGCAGAATAATCTTCGGTCACTGTTCCGTTTTTCTTGTCACTACCTGTTTGAATAATTTGCTTTGGAACCCAGCCTTCTTTCCCCGACGATTTCACTTTGCAAAAAATCCAGCCTGGGTACTCTGTGTCCTCTTGAAAAACCCAGATAGACTCATTCTTATTAACAAAAAGTGGATCTGGGTAGTTGCTTTTATGTTCTTTTTTCACAATATAGGTTCGATTCATAATTTGAAACCTTCCTTGTTAGTTTTTAGCTGCTTCCCAATCTGCAAGGAATTTATCAATCCCGCTATCAGTTAGAGGGTGTTTTAACATTTGTTCAAATACTTTATAGGGTACCGTGGCGATATCTGCACCAGCTTTAGCACATTCAATGACATGGATTGGATGACGGACACTAGCTGAAATAATTTCTGTTGGGATGCCATGTATTTCAAAAATTTGCGCAATGTCACGAATCAAAACTAAGCCATCATCACCAATATCATCTAATCGGCCCAAGAATGGAGAAACATAAGTAGCGCCTGCTCTTGCTGCTAATAATGCTTGCGCTGCAGAGAAAACAAGCGTGACATTCGTCTTAATCCCTTCTTCGGTCAATACTTTGACAGCAGCTAACCCTTCTCCTGTCATCGGTATTTTCACAACCATATTGGGATGGATTTTTGCAATAACCCGGCCTTCTTCAATCATTCCATCTGCTTCTAAACTTACTACTTCGCCGCTAATTGGTCCATCAACAATGGATGTAATTTCTTGAATGACCTCATTAAAGTCACGGCCTTCTTTGGCAACTAATGATGGGTTTGTCGTAACTCCGGCAATAAATCCCATTCTGTTAGCCTTTTTAATCTCTTCTACGTTCGCTGTATCGATAAAAAACCTCATTAAAACATCCTCCTTTTCTATCAAGCGCTTTCAATTACAGAGCCATTATAACGCAAAACCTAAAATAATGCTCTGGAATTGCTTCCACAAAAAAAGAATGCCTATAAAAGCATTCTAAAAAGTTTCACGTGAAACTTATCTTATAATCGAGTCTTATCCATCACTAGTAGAGGTTTAGGTCTATTTCTAATTATCTCCTCTTTAATTAAATGCGTGAGGGTGTGCGCCACGTATTCGCGTGATGTGTTCGTATACCTTGCCAGTACTTCTTGTGTTACTTCTCTCGGTAGCAATATCCCGTTATCCGAAAAAGTTCCTAGAGTTTGAGCGCATTTTAGAATGGTTTTGCGAATTCGTTCTTCCTTTTTCAAGAAGCTTAGTTTTGCAAATGCATGTGCTTCGCGTAATTCCTCAGACATTACTTTAACCATGAAAAAGTTATTCTGATCTACTTTATCAAAAATAGAAAATAAAAAATTACTATCTACTTCCATAACTTCACCACGACCTAAGCTTTGCATTGAAACGTGCGGGCTCCATTCATCATAAAAGAGATGGTACAATCCAAAATTATCTCCTTTTTGCAAAAAACGAATAATGCTTTCTTTACAGTTCTCTTCTTCTAATTCTGCATCTTTTTCTACAATCATCCCGTATATGCCACTTAGAACAAAATAAACTTTTGTTCCAGTTGGACTTAAACTTTCTAGAACCTCACCCTTCTTTGTACGGATAACCGAGCAGTAATCTTTGAAATTTGGATGTTCAAAGCACAGCTCCATTAATTTGCTAACCGTTAAATTGGATTCAAGCTCTTTTAAGAATAGCATATTCTCTCCTTTGCTATGTTGTATTGAAAAAACTCGTTATAATTATATCATAAATGCTATGTAAAACATTATACTAGAAGTAAAACCCGAAAAGACATGCGTTTGTTTTATGATAAATAATTTACAAATAAACCAAAAATACTTGAAAAACTTATCCTTATAACTTCTAAATTTGACGTATTTTCGAACTTTTTGTTACTTTTTAAAAAGATTACAACTTTTAAAATTTATTCAATAATTACCACTTTAGACTGGTTTATTTCCTATAAAAATGATTATACTTAAAAAAGCAAGTACTCAGAAAGGGTGAAACGAATGGAAGAGAAAAAATATAGCTGGCGAAGTTTTTTCCAGCTACTTATAAGCGCCAAACCGGCTAATTGGATTATTTTCTGCGCTTTATTTGCGAGTGTGATTACAACTGTCGCAGGTTTAATCGTGCCGCTTTTTACCAAAAATCTAATTGATGGCTTCTCAATCGCTTCACTCAACGTAAAAATGATTGTTTTGATTGTTTTTGCGTTTATTTTGCAAGCTATAACAAACGGCTTTTCCATATTTTTGCTGAATTATATGGGACAAAAGGTTGTCGCGACTATTCGAGAACGTTTATGGAAAAAAATTGTGCATTTGCCAGTTTCCTACTTTGATAATACGAAAACCGGCGAAATGGTAAGTCGGATGGTGAATGACACTGTAGTTGTGAAAGAACTAATTGCTGATCACCTCCCACAATTTGTAACTGGGATTATTTCAGTTATCGGGGCTATTATTATCTTGTTCTTTATGGACTGGAAAATGACACTCATTATTTTGATTGCGGTGCCAATTACAGCCCTTGTTGTCGCGCCACTCGGTCAAAAAATGTTTAAAATTTCTAAAGGACTTCAAAATGAGACTGCTGACTTCACAGGTACAATTAGTCAAACTCTTTCGGAAGCTAGACTTGTGAAAGCTTCTAATGCCGAAATGATTGAAACGGAATCTGGGCATCAAGGTATTAAGCGCTTATTTGGTTTTGGGATTCGTGAAGCCAAAGTTGTTGCTGTTTTAGGACCACTAATTTTCTTCGTTGTCATGGGTGTCATTATCGGCATCATTGGTTATGGTGGAATTCGTGTTTCTGCTGGAACAATGACGACAGGTACACTTATCGCATTCTTACTTTATTTGTTCCAAATCATCGTTCCAGTGACATCTTTCGCCACTTTCTTCGCGCAACTTCAAAAAGCAAAGGGCGCTACTGAGCGGATTGCAGATATTTTGAATGAAGCAGAAGAAGATTTTGATGCTGGGAAGGAAGTCGATGTCAGTGGGAAAACAATTCGAGCTACTGATATTTCTTTCTCTTATAATGAAGGTGAACCGATTTTGAAAGATATTTCTTTTGATACGAAACCTGGCGAGGTCATTGCTTTTGCCGGACCAAGCGGCGGAGGTAAATCGACTTTATTTGCAATTTTAGAACGGTTTTACGAACCAAAAACAGGTGAGATACTGGTTGGAAATACTCCGCTTTCCGAGATTTCAATCAACTCGTGGCGCTCACAAATTGGTTATGTTTCTCAGGAGAGCGCAATGCTTTCTGGAACAATTCGAGATAACTTATGTTACGGTTTAGACCGCAAAATTAATGAAGATGAGCTTTGGAATGTCGCAAAATTAGCTTATGCAGACGGATTCATTGCTGATTTACCAGACAAAATGGCAACAGAAGTCGGGGAACGGGGCGTGAAGCTTTCAGGAGGCCAAAGACAACGAATTGCAATCGCTCGAGCCTTCTTACGCAATCCGAACATTTTAATGCTAGACGAAGCTACAGCAAGCTTAGATAGTCACTCAGAACAAATTGTTCAGCAAGCCTTAGCAAACTTAATGGAAGGTCGTACTACTTTTGTAATCGCCCATCGCTTGTCCACTATTGTTAACGCTGACCAAATCCTCTTTATTGAAAACGGAGAAATAACTGGTCGTGGCACTCACAGCGAATTAGTCGCTACCCATCCGCTGTACGCTTCATTTGCTGAACAACAATTAAAGTAACTATTTCCCGGGAAATAAAAAATCGACTTGTGCATTTAAACAAGTCGATTTTTTATTCTATAAAGATTGATGAAACTTCCTTAACTCCTGTTTCTTCGCTTCGTCTAAATTATGCCACCTAATGCCTTGGATAGCTCCTTCAAGTGCGCACAATTCGTTTAAACAAGTCGTGGGATCATTTTCATAAATTCGTAAAAAGGCTTCCTTGCTTCCAATTTTTTTCAAATCCGCCGGGGTTTTAATTCCAGCTTTGATTAAATCGTCCTCTAAAACTTTGCCGATGTTTGGAAGTTCGCTCAATTTGACCATTTTTAGTCCTTCTTTCCCTTATTTTGTTGGTGCTTCGATTCTTTCCACTCCACCCATGTAACCTTGAAGTGCTTTCGGAATACGCACCGAGCCGTCAGCATCTTGATAGTTTTCCAGAATTGCAGCAACAGTACGACCAAGCGCTAAGCCAGAACCGTTAAGAGTGTGAACATATTCTGGTTTGCTTCCTGGTTCACGGCGGAAACGGATATTCGCGCGTCTTGCTTGGAAGCTTTCAAAATTACTGCACGACGAAATTTCGCGGTACGAATTGTAACTCGGAATCCATACTTCTAAGTCGTATTTTTTGGCAGCGGTAAAACCTAGGTCTGCTGTACACATGCTAAGAACGCGGTATGGCAGTTCTAGTCGGCGCAACACTTCTTCCGCATTACCAGTTAATTTTTCAAGCGCTGCATAAGAATCTTCCGGTTTAACAAATTGAACTAATTCTACTTTGTTAAATTGATGTTGGCGAATTAAGCCACGAGTATCGCGACCAGCGGAACCAGCTTCAGAACGGAAACATGCACTAAAAGCAGTATATTTTCGTGGTAAATCTTCTGCTTTTAAAATATCTTCGCGGTGGTAGTTGGTTACAGGAACTTCTGCTGTTGGAATTAGGAAGTAATCTTCTGCTTCAATAAGAAAAGCATCTTCTTCAAACTTCGGCAATTGACCAGTACCTGTCATGCTTGCGCGGTTAACCATGTACGGTGGCAACATTTCTTCA from the Listeria seeligeri serovar 1/2b str. SLCC3954 genome contains:
- the serS gene encoding serine--tRNA ligase — encoded protein: MLDVKLLRNNFEEVKQKLQNRGEDLGEFEKFGELDKRRRTLIVETEALKSQRNEVSQEIAKLKREKQDADAKIEEMRVVGDRIKTLDIELKEIDEKLDTILMSIPNIPHESTPVGETEDDNVEIRKWGEVRDFDFEPKAHWDLGTDLDILDFENAAKVTGSRFVFYKKLGARLERALINFMMDLHSNEHGYEEMLPPYMVNRASMTGTGQLPKFEEDAFLIEAEDYFLIPTAEVPVTNYHREDILKAEDLPRKYTAFSACFRSEAGSAGRDTRGLIRQHQFNKVELVQFVKPEDSYAALEKLTGNAEEVLRRLELPYRVLSMCTADLGFTAAKKYDLEVWIPSYNSYREISSCSNFESFQARRANIRFRREPGSKPEYVHTLNGSGLALGRTVAAILENYQDADGSVRIPKALQGYMGGVERIEAPTK
- a CDS encoding ABC transporter ATP-binding protein; this translates as MEEKKYSWRSFFQLLISAKPANWIIFCALFASVITTVAGLIVPLFTKNLIDGFSIASLNVKMIVLIVFAFILQAITNGFSIFLLNYMGQKVVATIRERLWKKIVHLPVSYFDNTKTGEMVSRMVNDTVVVKELIADHLPQFVTGIISVIGAIIILFFMDWKMTLIILIAVPITALVVAPLGQKMFKISKGLQNETADFTGTISQTLSEARLVKASNAEMIETESGHQGIKRLFGFGIREAKVVAVLGPLIFFVVMGVIIGIIGYGGIRVSAGTMTTGTLIAFLLYLFQIIVPVTSFATFFAQLQKAKGATERIADILNEAEEDFDAGKEVDVSGKTIRATDISFSYNEGEPILKDISFDTKPGEVIAFAGPSGGGKSTLFAILERFYEPKTGEILVGNTPLSEISINSWRSQIGYVSQESAMLSGTIRDNLCYGLDRKINEDELWNVAKLAYADGFIADLPDKMATEVGERGVKLSGGQRQRIAIARAFLRNPNILMLDEATASLDSHSEQIVQQALANLMEGRTTFVIAHRLSTIVNADQILFIENGEITGRGTHSELVATHPLYASFAEQQLK
- a CDS encoding TfoX/Sxy family protein yields the protein MVKLSELPNIGKVLEDDLIKAGIKTPADLKKIGSKEAFLRIYENDPTTCLNELCALEGAIQGIRWHNLDEAKKQELRKFHQSL